One Sphingobacteruim zhuxiongii DNA window includes the following coding sequences:
- a CDS encoding TetR/AcrR family transcriptional regulator — protein sequence MAKGRPKKQIDHSTEDKIKEAARKVFHEKGFAATRTRDIAEEAGLNLALLNYYFKSKENLFEIITFETLFNFIQSLAIVFHDENSEFEEKIEMLAVKYIDFLSKEPNIPVFILTAIRDNPDNFADKIPFKTIVMGSYFYKQFLEKRERKEISETNPLQFLLNLMGLIIFPFIAKPIFENITGTKEKLFQEMMNERKKLIPIWIKNMIQA from the coding sequence ATGGCAAAGGGACGACCGAAGAAACAAATAGATCATTCTACAGAAGATAAAATCAAAGAAGCTGCACGGAAAGTATTCCATGAGAAAGGCTTTGCCGCGACAAGGACTAGAGATATTGCCGAGGAAGCTGGTTTGAATTTAGCGCTGTTAAATTACTATTTCAAAAGCAAAGAGAATTTATTTGAGATTATAACCTTTGAGACTCTATTTAACTTTATCCAAAGTTTAGCCATAGTATTCCATGATGAAAATAGCGAATTCGAAGAAAAGATAGAAATGCTGGCTGTCAAATACATCGACTTCTTGAGCAAAGAACCTAATATACCTGTTTTTATATTAACTGCAATTCGAGATAATCCTGATAATTTTGCGGATAAGATTCCATTCAAGACAATCGTTATGGGATCCTATTTCTACAAACAGTTTCTGGAGAAGAGAGAAAGAAAAGAGATCTCTGAAACCAATCCACTTCAATTCTTATTGAACCTGATGGGCTTGATTATTTTCCCTTTTATTGCTAAACCAATCTTCGAAAATATAACGGGCACTAAGGAAAAACTATTTCAAGAAATGATGAATGAAAGAAAGAAATTAATACCTATATGGATAAAAAATATGATTCAAGCCTAG
- a CDS encoding ABC transporter ATP-binding protein gives MAAVSIDHIHKTFNKGGLTAVNSVSFDVKEAELFGIIGPDGAGKTTLFRILTTLMLPDSGAASVDGLEIIKDYKQIRKQVGYMPGKFSLYQDLTVEENLRFFASVFGHKIADHYDLIKDIYVQIEPFKDRRAGKLSGGMKQKLALCCALIHKPSVLFLDEPTTGVDAVSRKEFWEMLKRLKEQGISILVSTPYMDEANLCERIALMQGGSILSIDSPEGVMQKYPAPLYAVKASDMIKLLKDLRELPDISSCYAFGEYHHITWKNQSLIDYSYLENYLMQKGHHGINIKAIKPNIEDCFIQLMH, from the coding sequence ATGGCGGCAGTAAGTATAGATCATATTCATAAAACTTTCAACAAGGGCGGTCTAACGGCTGTTAACTCGGTTAGTTTTGACGTTAAGGAGGCTGAACTATTTGGGATAATCGGTCCCGATGGGGCTGGTAAGACTACCTTATTCCGAATATTGACGACACTGATGCTTCCAGACTCCGGTGCTGCTAGTGTAGACGGCTTAGAAATTATCAAAGATTATAAGCAAATCCGTAAACAAGTCGGTTATATGCCCGGCAAATTTTCCCTATACCAAGACTTAACTGTTGAGGAGAACCTTCGCTTTTTTGCTTCAGTATTCGGCCATAAAATAGCAGATCATTACGATTTAATTAAGGATATCTATGTACAGATTGAGCCGTTCAAAGATCGGCGTGCAGGTAAATTATCGGGCGGTATGAAGCAAAAACTAGCGCTTTGCTGTGCTTTGATTCATAAACCAAGCGTCTTGTTCCTAGACGAGCCGACAACGGGAGTCGATGCTGTCTCAAGGAAGGAATTCTGGGAAATGTTGAAACGCCTTAAGGAGCAAGGAATAAGTATATTAGTATCTACCCCCTATATGGATGAGGCAAATCTCTGCGAAAGAATAGCATTAATGCAAGGCGGTTCCATTCTATCGATCGACAGCCCGGAAGGTGTGATGCAAAAGTACCCAGCGCCTTTATATGCTGTCAAAGCGAGTGATATGATTAAGTTATTAAAAGATCTGCGCGAGCTACCGGATATCAGTTCTTGTTATGCATTCGGCGAATACCATCACATCACTTGGAAAAATCAAAGCTTGATCGATTATTCATATTTAGAAAATTACCTGATGCAGAAGGGTCATCATGGTATCAACATCAAAGCGATTAAGCCAAATATTGAAGATTGTTTCATTCAATTAATGCATTAA
- a CDS encoding TolC family protein, with translation MKNILQLLLLAAAIGINAEAFQANAQVPSHLSLDSCLTMAKRNFPLIQQIGLIQQSKDYSIDNANKAYLPQVNISGSATYQSDVTKVPISIPSMSIPSLSKDQYKVYAELSQGLTDLLLVNDQHKLVEANSQVESQKIEVELYKLRERVSQLFFGSLLVDAQLEQTKLTATDIEHAIQQVESAVKNGTSTKSNLSKLQAELLKVDQRKTEQIALKKAYINMLSYFIGQKLTDDVKLTTPIVQSSSVEINRPELELFKLQENAIDVQNKLLYNKNLPRFSAFLQGGAGRPGLNMLNPDMQGYYMAGLRLNWNLSSFYTYKNDRKNIAVNKLLVEKQKETFLFNTNLTLLQQKEESNKFQKLIETDNQIVELRETVKKSMFAQLKNGIASTYDYMTALTEEDQARQNRVLHQIQLQLSQYNQNITLGN, from the coding sequence ATGAAAAATATACTCCAACTCCTTTTGCTTGCGGCTGCGATTGGAATAAATGCTGAGGCTTTTCAAGCGAATGCACAGGTACCATCTCACCTATCCTTAGATTCCTGCTTAACCATGGCGAAGCGAAATTTCCCATTGATTCAACAAATCGGTCTTATCCAGCAATCCAAAGACTATTCCATCGACAATGCAAATAAAGCTTACCTGCCTCAGGTTAATATTAGTGGCTCGGCAACTTATCAATCTGATGTTACGAAGGTTCCAATTAGTATCCCCTCGATGTCAATACCAAGTCTTTCAAAAGATCAATATAAAGTTTACGCCGAGTTATCTCAAGGCTTAACGGATCTGCTTCTGGTCAACGATCAGCATAAGCTTGTTGAAGCAAATAGCCAGGTAGAATCGCAAAAAATAGAAGTTGAGCTTTATAAACTTCGCGAGCGAGTTTCCCAGCTTTTCTTCGGAAGTCTTTTGGTTGATGCACAATTAGAACAGACCAAATTAACGGCAACAGATATTGAGCATGCCATTCAACAGGTGGAGTCAGCTGTAAAAAATGGCACTTCAACCAAGAGCAATTTAAGTAAGCTACAGGCCGAACTCTTAAAAGTTGATCAGCGGAAAACAGAGCAAATTGCATTAAAAAAAGCATACATCAATATGCTATCCTACTTTATTGGACAGAAGCTTACGGACGACGTTAAATTGACTACTCCAATTGTCCAAAGCTCCTCCGTAGAAATCAATCGTCCGGAATTAGAACTATTTAAACTACAGGAGAATGCAATTGACGTCCAGAACAAATTACTATACAATAAAAATTTACCTCGCTTTAGTGCATTTCTTCAAGGAGGCGCTGGCAGACCAGGCTTAAATATGTTGAATCCTGACATGCAAGGATACTACATGGCTGGGCTTCGTTTGAACTGGAACTTGTCCAGCTTTTATACCTACAAAAACGACAGAAAGAATATCGCAGTAAACAAACTGTTAGTGGAAAAACAAAAGGAAACATTCCTCTTCAATACAAACCTAACCTTACTACAACAAAAAGAAGAGTCTAACAAGTTCCAGAAGTTAATAGAAACCGATAATCAGATTGTCGAATTGCGTGAGACGGTCAAGAAATCCATGTTTGCGCAATTGAAGAATGGAATTGCTAGTACCTACGACTATATGACGGCCTTGACTGAAGAAGATCAAGCACGCCAGAATCGTGTCTTGCATCAAATACAACTTCAACTTTCTCAATACAACCAAAACATCACATTAGGCAATTAA
- a CDS encoding methyltransferase domain-containing protein — protein sequence MPWNPDVYNQYKEIRYKPFYDLAALIIDDHQSNAIDIGCGTGEQTLLLSQKFKQTTFLGIDSSEEMLAEAKEITQERLSFKQQSIESFTADDSRWDLIFSNAALQWVDNHEQLFPQLISKLNKDGQFAVQMPLQNDNTLNILLDRLVQEEPFLTKLRGFRRVSPVLSLDQYAQIMFEQGLKDIDISIKTYPIIADNALDLYQFIAGSALIPYMEKLEQDLQVLLKDTFIERIATHFKRFPAIYPFKRMLMYGVKQ from the coding sequence ATGCCTTGGAATCCCGACGTTTACAATCAATATAAAGAAATACGCTATAAGCCATTCTACGATCTTGCAGCCTTAATCATCGACGATCATCAATCAAATGCTATTGATATAGGCTGTGGAACCGGAGAGCAAACATTACTCTTATCGCAGAAGTTCAAACAAACAACATTTTTAGGAATTGATTCTTCTGAAGAGATGCTAGCTGAGGCGAAGGAGATCACTCAGGAGAGACTATCATTCAAACAGCAGTCTATAGAATCATTTACTGCTGACGATAGCCGTTGGGACTTAATTTTCAGTAATGCCGCACTGCAGTGGGTGGACAATCATGAACAATTATTCCCTCAACTTATTTCCAAACTAAATAAGGATGGGCAATTTGCTGTGCAGATGCCCTTGCAAAACGATAATACCCTCAATATTTTACTAGATCGACTTGTGCAAGAAGAACCATTCCTCACGAAACTAAGAGGCTTTCGCCGAGTGTCGCCTGTGCTAAGCTTGGATCAATATGCGCAGATTATGTTTGAGCAGGGTTTAAAGGATATCGATATTAGCATCAAAACCTACCCTATCATCGCTGACAACGCCTTAGATCTTTACCAATTTATTGCGGGCTCCGCATTGATCCCTTACATGGAAAAACTTGAGCAAGATCTACAGGTTCTGTTAAAAGATACTTTTATAGAGCGTATTGCAACGCATTTTAAACGCTTTCCCGCTATTTATCCGTTTAAGAGAATGTTGATGTACGGCGTAAAGCAATAA
- a CDS encoding ABC transporter permease: protein MNQLITFVRKEFYHVFRDNKTLLMLFGLPIVQIILFGFALSNEIRNAKMVIFDHAKDQTSQQIINRFEASKYFSIQKTINSETQIEEVFQEGNIKMMMIIPANFGEELNHFQKGSIQFILDGSDPNTASTLQSYATAIVQSYQQEMMESANIPLKIIPQTRMLYNPELKGAPTFVPGVMALVLMLVCVLMTSISIVKEKEQGTMEILLVSPVNPFLLIIAKAIPYLALSLINLAVILILSVTLLDMPINGSIMLLVAESTLLIITALALGLLISNITASQQAAMLIAMMGMLVPTMLFTGFMFPIENMPLPLQIISNIIPSKWYYIIVKSIMIKGLGITAIWKETLILIGMTVFLLFLSFKKFKTRLQ, encoded by the coding sequence ATGAATCAATTAATCACTTTTGTACGTAAAGAATTTTATCATGTTTTCCGCGATAACAAGACCCTACTTATGTTATTCGGACTACCGATTGTACAGATTATCCTATTTGGATTCGCACTTTCCAATGAGATTCGGAACGCGAAGATGGTCATCTTTGATCATGCGAAAGATCAAACCTCACAGCAAATCATCAATAGGTTTGAAGCGAGCAAGTATTTTAGCATTCAAAAGACGATAAATTCGGAGACTCAAATCGAAGAAGTCTTTCAAGAAGGCAATATCAAGATGATGATGATTATACCTGCTAACTTCGGAGAGGAATTAAATCACTTTCAAAAAGGCAGCATACAATTTATTTTGGATGGTTCCGACCCGAATACTGCGAGCACCTTACAATCCTATGCGACTGCTATTGTACAGTCTTATCAGCAGGAAATGATGGAATCCGCGAACATTCCATTAAAGATTATTCCGCAAACACGCATGCTCTATAATCCTGAGCTCAAAGGAGCACCAACCTTTGTACCTGGTGTCATGGCCTTGGTGCTTATGCTAGTCTGCGTATTAATGACCTCGATCTCCATTGTGAAAGAAAAAGAGCAAGGAACTATGGAAATATTGTTGGTATCGCCAGTTAATCCTTTTTTATTAATTATCGCGAAGGCTATCCCCTATTTAGCGCTTTCTCTAATCAATCTAGCGGTCATCTTAATCCTTAGTGTGACGTTGCTCGACATGCCTATCAATGGCAGTATCATGCTACTGGTTGCGGAAAGCACCTTACTTATTATTACGGCGCTTGCACTCGGTCTATTAATATCCAATATTACCGCAAGTCAACAAGCAGCGATGTTAATTGCCATGATGGGAATGCTAGTTCCTACTATGTTGTTTACCGGATTTATGTTCCCAATCGAGAATATGCCCCTTCCGCTGCAGATCATTAGCAATATCATCCCATCAAAATGGTACTATATCATCGTAAAATCCATAATGATCAAGGGACTTGGTATTACGGCAATTTGGAAAGAGACGCTTATTTTAATTGGAATGACTGTCTTTCTGTTGTTCCTCAGTTTCAAAAAATTTAAAACTCGATTGCAATGA
- a CDS encoding pirin family protein: protein MKVKNITKVEGRLPIRDPYILGAYHYDKYPEGNGKFGPKASLEGRQIGSDFDNKAEWRMYHGQNIPGFPHHPHRGFEIVTIVPEGYADHFDSKGSKGRYGEGDVQLMSAGSGVLHAEMFPLIHEDKPNPLRLFQIWLNLPGKNKLTDPNYKMLWAEKIPTAVIEQGDGKKVTAKVILGEYYGTKDSGALTHSWAADPKNHVGIALVDMDPNTEFKLPAVSSSMSRFVFFYEGDGTIEIDTYKVQKNYIADLDGGEEITIKNADKRAQFLILEGEPINEPVAAHGPFVMNTQRELQDAFREYQLTEFGGWPWGDQETDLVNPKDAGRFASYNFGKETDKPSA from the coding sequence ATGAAAGTAAAAAATATTACAAAAGTTGAAGGTAGATTACCTATTCGCGATCCATATATCTTAGGTGCATATCATTACGATAAATATCCTGAAGGAAACGGTAAGTTTGGTCCTAAAGCATCTTTAGAAGGCCGTCAAATCGGAAGTGACTTTGACAACAAAGCAGAATGGCGTATGTATCATGGACAGAACATCCCTGGATTCCCTCACCATCCACACCGAGGATTTGAGATTGTGACCATTGTTCCAGAAGGATATGCAGACCATTTTGACTCCAAAGGTTCTAAAGGTCGTTATGGCGAAGGTGACGTACAGTTGATGAGTGCTGGATCAGGCGTATTACATGCTGAAATGTTTCCATTGATACATGAAGATAAACCAAATCCATTACGCTTATTCCAGATTTGGTTGAACCTTCCTGGTAAAAACAAATTAACGGATCCGAATTACAAAATGCTTTGGGCAGAGAAAATCCCTACAGCGGTAATCGAACAAGGAGATGGCAAAAAAGTAACTGCCAAAGTAATCTTAGGCGAGTACTATGGCACTAAAGATAGCGGAGCTTTAACGCATTCTTGGGCTGCCGATCCTAAAAACCATGTAGGTATTGCTTTAGTTGATATGGATCCAAATACTGAGTTCAAGCTTCCGGCAGTATCGAGCAGCATGAGTCGTTTTGTATTCTTTTATGAAGGAGATGGTACAATTGAAATCGACACTTATAAAGTTCAAAAGAACTATATAGCGGATTTAGATGGTGGCGAGGAGATTACAATCAAAAACGCTGATAAGCGAGCACAGTTTTTAATCTTGGAAGGCGAGCCTATAAACGAGCCTGTTGCAGCACACGGACCGTTCGTCATGAACACCCAACGTGAATTGCAAGATGCTTTCCGCGAGTATCAGTTAACAGAGTTTGGCGGATGGCCTTGGGGAGATCAAGAAACCGATTTGGTAAATCCTAAAGACGCTGGGCGTTTTGCGAGTTACAATTTCGGCAAAGAAACAGATAAACCATCTGCATAA
- a CDS encoding ABC transporter ATP-binding protein, producing the protein MEQEKVISTNKLTKQFGDFIATNAISFDVYKGEIFGFLGANGAGKTTAMKMLCGLSIPSSGEATIAGFDIYKDTEEIKRRIGYMSQKFSLYEDLTVQENIDFFAGIYGLSNKEIKARGQQLIASLGLSEVSKSLVSTLPLGWKQKLAFSVATIHNPEIVFLDEPTGGVDPVTRRQFWDLIYDASERGITIFVTTHYMDEAEYCHRVSIMVDGEIKALDSPENLKKNFHVDSMEAVFFDLARGAQRKGD; encoded by the coding sequence ATGGAACAGGAAAAAGTAATCAGCACGAACAAACTAACGAAGCAATTTGGTGATTTTATAGCAACCAACGCAATCAGCTTCGATGTGTATAAAGGCGAGATCTTCGGCTTTTTGGGAGCCAACGGTGCCGGAAAAACGACAGCTATGAAAATGCTATGCGGACTTTCCATACCCTCATCAGGTGAGGCTACGATTGCCGGTTTTGATATCTATAAAGACACGGAAGAAATCAAACGCAGAATTGGTTATATGAGTCAGAAATTCTCCCTCTATGAGGATCTAACCGTACAGGAGAACATTGATTTCTTCGCCGGCATTTATGGTCTTAGCAATAAAGAAATCAAAGCACGTGGACAACAATTAATCGCAAGTTTAGGCCTGTCAGAAGTGAGCAAAAGCTTAGTCAGCACACTACCTCTGGGATGGAAACAGAAGCTTGCCTTTTCTGTAGCAACCATACATAACCCGGAGATTGTATTTCTCGATGAACCTACTGGTGGTGTTGATCCTGTCACGCGTCGACAATTTTGGGATTTAATATATGATGCCTCCGAACGCGGGATTACCATATTTGTAACCACACACTATATGGATGAAGCGGAATACTGCCATCGTGTCTCGATTATGGTCGATGGTGAAATCAAAGCGCTCGACAGTCCCGAGAATCTGAAGAAAAACTTCCATGTAGACAGTATGGAAGCCGTATTTTTTGATCTAGCTCGAGGAGCACAAAGAAAAGGAGATTAG
- a CDS encoding HlyD family secretion protein, protein MKTSHTTLNLLCILSLFLLSSCKDKDKGFDATGTFEAIETIISAEAAGTIKAFDVQEGQTLTAGQSIGYIDSVQLYLKKRQLQTQAKALLGKKPSVNTQLAALQSQLATAQRERTRIQNLLRDDAVPAKQLDDINAQIDLISKQVAAQRSTLDLSVSGIDKDVQPIEVQMLQIEDQLQKSKIINPINGTVLTKYAEVNEMASIGKPLYKVADLSNMILRVYISGDQLALVKLNQKVKVFTDDGNKGFKETEGIITWINSKAEFTPKTIQTKNERANQVYAVKVQVKNDGFYKIGMYGEIKLN, encoded by the coding sequence ATGAAAACCTCACATACTACTTTAAACCTCCTATGTATCCTGAGTTTATTCCTGCTTTCATCTTGTAAAGATAAAGACAAAGGATTTGACGCAACGGGCACCTTTGAAGCAATCGAGACGATTATCTCAGCGGAAGCCGCAGGAACCATTAAAGCCTTCGATGTGCAAGAAGGACAAACATTAACCGCTGGACAATCCATCGGTTATATTGACAGCGTTCAACTATATTTAAAGAAAAGGCAATTGCAGACGCAAGCGAAAGCCCTCTTAGGGAAAAAGCCTAGTGTAAATACTCAGTTAGCGGCATTGCAATCGCAGCTTGCGACCGCACAACGCGAACGTACGCGCATACAGAATCTTCTAAGAGATGATGCTGTTCCGGCTAAGCAATTAGACGATATCAATGCGCAAATCGACCTTATTAGTAAGCAGGTTGCTGCCCAACGTTCTACCCTAGATCTTTCTGTTTCCGGAATCGATAAAGATGTACAGCCTATTGAGGTACAGATGCTTCAAATTGAAGATCAACTCCAAAAAAGTAAGATTATCAATCCAATCAATGGTACCGTATTAACGAAATATGCCGAGGTTAACGAAATGGCGAGCATTGGAAAACCATTATATAAAGTTGCTGACCTCAGCAACATGATTTTGAGAGTATATATCAGTGGAGATCAGTTAGCATTAGTCAAGCTCAATCAGAAGGTAAAAGTATTTACAGACGATGGAAATAAAGGTTTTAAAGAAACCGAAGGCATCATCACTTGGATTAATAGTAAAGCGGAATTCACGCCTAAAACAATTCAAACGAAGAATGAAAGAGCGAATCAGGTATATGCTGTCAAAGTGCAAGTAAAGAATGATGGCTTTTACAAAATCGGTATGTATGGCGAAATAAAGCTGAACTAA
- a CDS encoding Gfo/Idh/MocA family protein — MKDHFSRRQFLAASSLLLGGTVLPASATTNNEDLLSGWIPNGSHAKLKVALVGTGSRGSGMWGRDIQKNYANQITFVGLCDKNKGRVAFAKQHIGVDCPTYTDFEKMMKETKPDLLIVCTMDSTHHHFIIRGMELGANILTEKPMTTDEKKVQAIVDAEKRTGKQCRVTFNYRYSPHRAKIWELLQAGEIGELTSVDFHWYLDTSHGADYFRRWHRRTENSGSLWVHKSTHHFDLLNWWIESDPESVYASGSLDFYGKNGKFRADNCRVCPHTKNCDFYWDVTKSKYSKDLYVDNEQYDGYKRDGCVFKEDIDIYDKMAATIKYKNGVQVSYSLTTYSPYEGYRIAFNGTKGRIDAWIEESNKSNNADYDELVVYKNFNKREFVRIPHGTSGHGGGDKLLQDQIFLPNVPDPLKQSAGVRDGALSCLIGIAARKSIETKGVVAISDLTTIDLQAKKPYQRMV; from the coding sequence ATGAAAGACCATTTTTCGAGAAGGCAGTTTCTTGCTGCTTCTAGCCTTTTGTTAGGAGGAACTGTACTTCCAGCATCAGCAACAACAAATAATGAAGATTTATTAAGTGGATGGATTCCCAATGGGAGCCATGCAAAATTGAAAGTAGCACTCGTTGGAACAGGGTCACGTGGCTCTGGTATGTGGGGACGAGACATTCAAAAGAACTATGCAAATCAGATTACATTTGTTGGCTTATGCGATAAAAATAAAGGTCGTGTAGCCTTCGCAAAGCAACATATCGGCGTGGATTGCCCAACCTACACAGACTTCGAGAAAATGATGAAAGAAACCAAGCCAGACTTACTCATCGTATGTACAATGGATTCAACACATCATCATTTTATTATTCGTGGAATGGAATTAGGCGCCAATATCTTAACGGAAAAGCCGATGACAACGGATGAGAAGAAAGTTCAAGCCATAGTCGATGCTGAGAAGCGGACGGGAAAGCAATGCCGTGTAACCTTTAATTATCGCTATTCGCCACATCGTGCGAAGATATGGGAACTGCTGCAAGCTGGCGAAATCGGAGAGCTTACCTCAGTCGATTTCCACTGGTATTTAGATACTTCTCACGGCGCGGATTATTTTAGAAGATGGCATCGCCGCACAGAAAATAGCGGCTCACTATGGGTACACAAGTCAACGCATCATTTTGACTTATTAAATTGGTGGATAGAAAGCGATCCAGAGTCGGTATATGCTTCGGGCTCGCTAGATTTCTATGGAAAGAACGGAAAGTTCCGTGCTGATAATTGTCGCGTCTGTCCGCATACAAAGAATTGTGACTTCTATTGGGATGTCACGAAAAGTAAATATAGCAAGGATCTATATGTCGATAATGAACAGTATGATGGGTATAAAAGAGACGGCTGCGTATTCAAAGAAGATATTGATATTTATGACAAGATGGCTGCAACAATTAAGTACAAGAACGGCGTTCAGGTATCTTACTCATTAACCACTTATTCACCTTATGAAGGATATCGAATTGCATTCAATGGGACAAAAGGCCGTATTGATGCATGGATTGAAGAGTCCAATAAATCTAACAATGCGGATTATGATGAGCTCGTTGTTTATAAGAATTTCAATAAGCGTGAGTTTGTTCGCATACCACATGGTACTTCTGGTCATGGAGGAGGCGACAAATTACTTCAAGATCAGATATTCTTACCTAATGTTCCAGATCCTTTAAAACAGTCGGCAGGTGTTAGAGATGGAGCCTTATCTTGTTTAATTGGAATTGCAGCACGAAAAAGTATAGAAACAAAAGGTGTCGTTGCGATCAGCGACTTAACAACAATAGATTTACAAGCAAAGAAACCATACCAACGCATGGTATAG